Within Synechococcus sp. NB0720_010, the genomic segment GGAGTCGGCCCAGCAGGTGAAGCTCCGCTGGCGCCGGCTGGCGGAGGAGCAAGGGGAGCTCCCTCCTCCAAAAGAAGACGCTGCTGGGCTGCAGCTCCTGGCGGAGACAGACCTGGAGTTGGTTCTGCAGGAGCTGGAGGCGCTGCGGCCGGCCGTGGCTGTGATCGACAGCATCCAGGCACTGCACGACGGCGAACTGGGCAGTGCCCCAGGATCCGTGGCCCAGGTGCGGGAATGTGCCGCCGCCCTAGCGCGGATCGCCAAGCGTCAGAACACGGCGCTTTTGCTGGTGGGCCATGTCACCAAAGAAGGCATGTTGGCGGGACCGAAGGTGCTGGAGCACCTGGTGGATGCGGTCCTGACCTTTGAGGGGGATCGTTTCGCAAGCCATCGCTTGCTGCGGGCGGTGAAAAACCGCTTTGGCGCAACCCATGAATTGGGGGTGTTTGAGATGCGCGGCCAGGGCCTGGCCCAGGTGCTCAACCCCAGCGAGCTGTTTTTGGGCAGCGATGAACCCAGCGCAGGAACGGCGACGATCGTGGCCTGCGAGGGCACCCGGCCACTGGTGGTGGAACTGCAGTCCCTGGTCAGCACCACCAGTTACGCCAGCCCCCGCCGCACCGCCACAGGAATCGGCACCAACCGGCTCCACCAGATCCTGGCGGTCCTGGAGAAGCACCTGGGGCTGCCCCTCTCCCGCTTCGACTGCTACTTGGCCGTGGCCGGTGGCTTGGACGTGGAGGAGCCCGCGGCTGATCTGGGCGTGGCGGCCGCTGTGGTGGCGAGCTACCGCGATCTGACCCTGCCTCCGGGC encodes:
- the radA gene encoding DNA repair protein RadA, whose translation is MARTTSTYVCQSCGAQTRQFFGRCSSCGSWNSLVEQSAPASDNRRRRPVVASEADAPMPAAPRRSEPIAAVGDRPLQRLASGYSEFDRVLGGGLVPGSLVLLGGDPGIGKSTLLLQSAQAMAARHSVLYVSAEESAQQVKLRWRRLAEEQGELPPPKEDAAGLQLLAETDLELVLQELEALRPAVAVIDSIQALHDGELGSAPGSVAQVRECAAALARIAKRQNTALLLVGHVTKEGMLAGPKVLEHLVDAVLTFEGDRFASHRLLRAVKNRFGATHELGVFEMRGQGLAQVLNPSELFLGSDEPSAGTATIVACEGTRPLVVELQSLVSTTSYASPRRTATGIGTNRLHQILAVLEKHLGLPLSRFDCYLAVAGGLDVEEPAADLGVAAAVVASYRDLTLPPGTVLVGELGLGGQLRPVGQLEQRLQEAARLGFNRAVVPKGSGLGRLAAGLDLQLHEAGSVAEALVAALGVNPADDRA